The nucleotide window GCGAGGTGACGATGGCCCGTTCGCTGATCGTCGGTGAGCGGGTGATGCTTGCTGGCCTTCTTCGGCGTCCAGGTGAACGCGTGCTGGTGGTGAATACCCTGGTACGCGGCGTCAGCGAGGCGTTCGGTGTCCGGATGGGTGTACGTCTTCGACGCCCGTAGGCGTCGAAGATCATGCGTCGCTCCGCGGCCGGTGGCAACGCAGAGAATCTGCGTGGTCACCTGCGTGGTCACCGGATGCACCAGGAGCTGCAATTTCAGCGTGTGGCGCTTCTTGTTCCCGCTGTACCACGCCCGCTGCTTTTTTGGGGCGTTCACACGGCACCTCGCTGATATCCACCACGACCGCCGTGAACACTGTGCCAGTGTCCCTCACCGCTCTCTTCCCCGGTACCGAGAACCGTCCGCTCTGCAGCAGCGCATCTTCCACAAATGTCTCCGGATCGACTCCTGTTCGTCGGCGAAAATCTGTCCTGTTCAGTCCCAGGGCTTGCTC belongs to Deinococcus ruber and includes:
- a CDS encoding transposase family protein, which produces MNAPKKQRAWYSGNKKRHTLKLQLLVHPVTTQVTTQILCVATGRGATHDLRRLRASKTYTHPDTERLADAAYQGIHHQHAFTWTPKKASKHHPLTDDQRTGHRHLARVRIPVKHVIRRLKVFRILKETYRHRRRRFHLRVNLIATLCNRIQP